The following are from one region of the Cytobacillus firmus genome:
- a CDS encoding glycosyltransferase family 2 protein codes for MTNVKIVCITPVKNEEWLLDNFLEATSLWADHIIVADQNSTDRSKDIAAKYPKVTLIENNSKQFNEPERQKLLLEEARKIEGKKLIIALDADELLTPNWEEELETIKRLPEGTIIQFRWENIHPNLKQYWSPSTWMNFGYVDDGKEHIGSLIHSQRIPVYSISPRYQCNKVSVIHLQYIDWNRMTSKHRWYQCYETLNFTSKHPIEIFRMYHHMYSVREDLLEIPNYWVNKYEELGIRIFSYNKPEYYWWDVEVINYLNQYSSKRFSLLPIWDVNWDRMANFIGINTEHNLSDPRIPEEKELHTWLLDTQLYYNNKTIKEQDRENIKKFRTWWEDE; via the coding sequence GTGACTAATGTAAAAATAGTCTGTATTACACCTGTCAAGAATGAAGAATGGCTTCTAGACAATTTCCTAGAAGCTACCTCGCTTTGGGCAGATCATATTATAGTTGCTGATCAGAATTCTACAGATCGATCAAAAGATATAGCTGCTAAGTACCCGAAAGTGACATTAATAGAGAACAATAGTAAACAATTTAATGAGCCAGAACGGCAAAAATTATTATTAGAAGAAGCTAGAAAAATCGAGGGGAAAAAGTTAATTATTGCACTAGATGCCGATGAGTTGTTGACACCTAATTGGGAAGAAGAATTAGAAACAATAAAAAGGCTTCCAGAAGGGACTATAATTCAATTCAGGTGGGAAAATATTCATCCAAATCTGAAACAATATTGGAGCCCAAGTACATGGATGAATTTCGGTTATGTTGATGATGGAAAAGAGCATATCGGTAGTTTAATTCATAGCCAAAGAATTCCTGTTTATTCTATTTCTCCAAGATACCAATGTAATAAAGTAAGTGTTATCCATTTACAATATATTGATTGGAATAGGATGACAAGTAAACATAGATGGTATCAATGTTATGAAACACTAAATTTCACAAGTAAACATCCAATTGAAATTTTCCGTATGTATCATCATATGTACTCTGTCAGAGAAGACTTACTTGAAATACCAAATTACTGGGTAAATAAATACGAGGAATTAGGGATAAGAATATTTTCATATAATAAGCCAGAATATTATTGGTGGGATGTTGAGGTAATAAATTATTTAAATCAATATTCTTCAAAAAGATTTTCTTTATTGCCAATATGGGATGTTAATTGGGATAGAATGGCTAATTTTATAGGAATTAATACTGAACATAATTTATCAGATCCAAGGATTCCAGAGGAAAAGGAATTGCATACATGGCTTTTGGATACACAATTATATTACAATAATAAAACAATTAAAGAACAAGATAGAGAAAATATTAAAAAGTTTAGAACATGGTGGGAAGATGAATAA
- a CDS encoding FkbM family methyltransferase, with product MNNNILTFDQLKSVINPYLFSILDIPQREYKIKNVHPTNLLKMNRLDVVAKYLYAKNKNSEYYKGLYISLIEKINKFVESDYSGKVGKDSFLTSFNSLISSMENNGFDSSVSVIPVDRNGNIIDGSHRLAVALYLDVEVSTVTFDISIEHNFDYLFLQEKLFQEGYTETLVHEYIKMKNDIRTAILFSNPKKSFSIGSNILGQNSKILYEKSINLTPIGQKNFIINLYEGEQWLGSIENNYKGSTQKQIGCFQYGSVIRVIFIEEDTENLLDKKSKIRSLFGIGNHSIHTSDTYDETIKLAELLLNKNSIHLLNYQKFDFIKTVNELLNDFSQLLSEMSISKENVIIDSGCVLGIYGIRKPSDIDFITGYSSTQEKITGNHNNYFRPEQIKEYLENRENYFSYKGFKFLALNEVLKMKKNRGEYKDLEDIKACNNYFENNFQHVNHYLENIYSSLFTKNVICFGSGGFFQKVYSLFKNMSYIVDNDINKQGKSINGLSIYDPKILKKIAKDEVMLIITSQYYDEISVQLKDYGFEENVNYFRGEFIWNLLINFGDQEKFLCFQGYKVSFPKGCSLIEQVRYGEYEKVLVEKIVSELSFVERPVLLDIGANIGLVSLSVKKKLPQSQIFAFEPRLETFNHLVKTLENNSLQKEITAFNLALGNTDGFADFYLHNEKDASGDGLVDTKRAGETTKTSVKILKLDSLWEQNSFPKVDVIKIDVEGAEYLVLEGAKKLLSTFSPIIIMEFFPENMKSYPFEVEDLFSLFEELEYQCTTINGKIVNHSNFDEVVEDTVILKRKGNKFF from the coding sequence ATGAATAATAACATTCTAACATTTGATCAACTTAAAAGCGTTATTAACCCATATTTATTTTCAATTTTAGACATTCCTCAAAGAGAGTATAAAATTAAGAATGTTCATCCAACGAATCTACTAAAAATGAATAGATTGGATGTAGTTGCTAAATACTTATATGCGAAAAATAAGAATAGCGAATATTATAAAGGTTTATATATATCACTGATAGAAAAGATAAATAAATTTGTTGAGAGTGACTATTCGGGAAAGGTAGGAAAAGATTCTTTCTTGACATCCTTTAATAGCCTCATTTCATCAATGGAAAATAACGGGTTTGACTCAAGTGTTTCAGTTATACCTGTTGATCGAAACGGGAATATTATTGATGGCTCACATAGATTAGCCGTTGCTCTTTATTTAGATGTAGAAGTTAGTACTGTAACCTTTGATATTAGTATCGAACATAATTTTGATTATTTATTTTTACAAGAAAAGTTATTTCAAGAGGGTTATACAGAAACATTAGTTCATGAGTATATTAAAATGAAAAATGATATTAGAACTGCTATCCTATTTTCTAACCCTAAAAAGTCCTTTTCTATAGGTAGTAATATTTTAGGGCAAAATTCAAAAATCCTCTATGAAAAGTCAATTAACCTTACTCCTATAGGCCAGAAAAATTTCATTATAAACTTATATGAAGGTGAACAGTGGTTAGGTAGTATTGAGAATAACTACAAAGGGTCTACCCAAAAACAAATTGGTTGTTTTCAATATGGCTCGGTTATAAGGGTAATTTTTATTGAGGAAGATACAGAGAATCTTTTAGATAAGAAGTCTAAAATTCGATCATTATTCGGAATTGGCAACCATTCTATTCATACAAGCGATACCTATGATGAAACAATTAAACTGGCAGAATTACTTCTAAATAAAAATAGTATTCATTTACTAAATTATCAAAAATTTGATTTTATTAAAACTGTAAATGAATTATTAAATGATTTTTCACAGTTATTGTCTGAAATGAGCATTTCAAAAGAAAACGTAATTATTGATTCGGGATGTGTCCTTGGTATCTACGGTATTAGAAAGCCTAGTGATATAGACTTTATTACAGGTTATTCATCTACTCAGGAAAAAATTACGGGAAATCATAATAACTATTTTAGACCAGAACAGATCAAAGAATACTTAGAAAATAGGGAGAATTATTTTTCTTATAAAGGTTTTAAGTTTCTTGCGCTGAATGAAGTTCTGAAAATGAAAAAGAATAGAGGAGAGTATAAGGATTTAGAAGATATAAAGGCTTGCAATAACTACTTTGAAAACAATTTTCAACATGTTAATCATTATTTGGAAAATATTTACTCCTCGTTATTTACAAAAAATGTAATTTGTTTTGGGTCAGGTGGATTTTTTCAAAAAGTATATTCGCTATTTAAGAATATGTCATATATTGTTGATAATGATATTAATAAACAAGGTAAATCAATTAATGGTTTAAGTATATATGACCCTAAAATATTAAAGAAAATAGCAAAAGATGAAGTAATGCTAATAATAACAAGTCAATATTATGATGAGATATCTGTGCAGCTAAAGGATTATGGATTTGAGGAAAATGTTAATTATTTTAGAGGAGAGTTTATTTGGAATTTATTAATTAATTTTGGAGATCAGGAAAAGTTTTTATGTTTTCAAGGATATAAAGTATCTTTTCCTAAGGGATGCAGTCTAATTGAACAAGTAAGATATGGTGAATATGAGAAAGTGCTAGTCGAGAAAATAGTGTCAGAACTCTCTTTTGTTGAAAGACCAGTTTTATTGGATATTGGTGCAAATATTGGTTTAGTTTCATTATCTGTCAAAAAAAAATTGCCACAATCACAAATTTTTGCCTTTGAGCCAAGATTGGAAACTTTTAATCATTTAGTAAAAACATTAGAAAATAACTCGCTTCAGAAAGAAATAACTGCATTCAATTTAGCGTTAGGAAATACTGATGGGTTTGCTGATTTTTATCTCCACAATGAAAAAGATGCTTCAGGTGATGGGTTAGTTGATACAAAAAGAGCTGGGGAAACAACTAAAACTAGCGTAAAAATATTAAAGTTAGACTCTTTGTGGGAACAAAACAGTTTTCCAAAAGTAGATGTAATTAAAATTGATGTTGAGGGAGCTGAGTACCTGGTATTGGAAGGTGCAAAAAAGTTATTGAGCACGTTCTCTCCAATAATTATAATGGAATTTTTTCCAGAAAATATGAAGTCATATCCTTTTGAGGTTGAAGACCTTTTTTCCTTATTCGAAGAATTAGAATATCAATGTACTACTATTAATGGAAAAATAGTAAACCACTCTAATTTTGATGAGGTAGTAGAAGACACTGTTATATTAAAAAGAAAAGGTAATAAATTTTTCTAA
- a CDS encoding glycosyltransferase family 8 protein, whose product MDTINIAVASDDNYAQHLSVMLLSLLENSDRKYHKHIYFLDGGISEQNKDRLSSICKQFSTTFDWLTVNADTFENMTVSRYINKVAYFRIALPTILKDISKIVYLDSDIVVRNDIKELWDTDLSQYHVAAVDNSNLNRQFFLGIPEKSSYFNSGVLLMNLDLWRKDDICKQLIDFIQTTDQELLKYHDQDALNAILYEKCLLLDPKWNYRESLKVSISKKDLHYTERDIENAIKNPAIIHYTESSKPWHYLNNHPYKTDYYHYLSKTEWSSTPPEKEYLESLFTTRKIVVFGTGKSGQELYNRIQELGYDISYFIDNNKILWDQSLLNDKIVKSPEVLLQEKKENIFIIVASMFYEEIMEQLKSMGFIENIHIIVKGYENKLGIEGGKR is encoded by the coding sequence ATGGATACGATAAATATCGCGGTTGCTTCCGATGATAATTATGCTCAACATCTAAGTGTAATGTTACTTTCTCTTTTAGAGAACAGTGATAGAAAATATCATAAGCATATATATTTCTTAGATGGTGGGATTTCAGAGCAGAACAAGGATAGATTGAGTTCTATCTGTAAACAATTTTCAACAACTTTTGATTGGCTTACTGTAAACGCAGACACATTTGAGAATATGACAGTAAGCCGATATATTAATAAAGTAGCATATTTTCGTATTGCACTACCCACTATATTAAAAGATATTAGCAAAATCGTATATCTTGATTCCGACATTGTTGTAAGGAATGATATAAAGGAACTGTGGGATACTGATTTATCGCAATATCATGTGGCTGCGGTGGATAATTCGAATTTGAACCGACAATTTTTTTTGGGAATTCCTGAAAAATCATCTTATTTTAACTCAGGTGTTTTGCTAATGAATCTTGATTTATGGAGAAAAGATGACATTTGTAAACAATTAATTGATTTTATTCAAACCACCGATCAGGAGTTATTGAAATACCATGATCAAGATGCGTTAAATGCCATTTTGTATGAAAAATGTTTATTGCTTGATCCAAAGTGGAATTACCGCGAATCGTTAAAAGTTAGTATAAGCAAGAAAGACCTGCATTACACTGAACGTGATATTGAGAATGCCATCAAAAATCCTGCTATTATTCATTATACTGAATCATCGAAACCATGGCATTATTTAAATAACCATCCATATAAAACAGATTATTATCACTATTTATCCAAGACAGAGTGGTCAAGTACTCCACCTGAGAAGGAGTATTTGGAGAGCCTTTTTACTACAAGAAAAATTGTGGTTTTTGGAACTGGTAAGAGCGGACAAGAGTTATATAATCGAATTCAAGAACTTGGTTATGACATATCTTATTTCATTGATAACAATAAAATATTATGGGATCAAAGTCTTTTAAATGACAAAATAGTAAAAAGCCCAGAAGTATTACTTCAAGAGAAGAAAGAAAATATATTTATTATTGTTGCCAGTATGTTTTATGAAGAAATAATGGAACAGCTGAAAAGCATGGGCTTTATTGAAAATATCCATATAATTGTAAAGGGGTATGAAAATAAACTAGGCATTGAAGGAGGGAAGAGATGA
- the gmd gene encoding GDP-mannose 4,6-dehydratase, which translates to MNKKALITGVNGQDGAYLADFLLKRGYEVHGIIRRSSIEKKDRIEALLYDKRLKLHYGDMTDSSNIIRLLSEIQPDEVYNLAAQSHVQVSFETPEYTANADGIGTLRLLEAIRILGLEKKTKIYQASTSELYGKVQEIPQSETTPFYPRSPYAAAKLYAYWITVNYREAYGIYACNGILFNHESPLRGETFVTRKITLAVARIKHGLQDCLYLGNLDSKRDWGFAGDYVEAMWLMLQQEEPEDFVIATGETRTVREFVEQAFGEAEIEIEWQGHGVEEKGINRATGQVVVTVDPQLFRPTEVDLLLGNPAKAKEKLGWEPRTSFDELVKMMVQSDLDLHNLLN; encoded by the coding sequence ATGAATAAAAAAGCATTGATTACCGGAGTAAACGGTCAAGATGGCGCATATTTAGCGGATTTTCTATTAAAGAGAGGGTATGAAGTCCATGGCATTATTCGCCGTTCATCCATTGAAAAAAAGGACAGAATTGAAGCTTTACTATATGATAAAAGATTAAAACTTCATTATGGAGATATGACGGATTCCTCGAATATAATTCGTTTGCTTTCAGAAATTCAACCAGATGAAGTATACAATTTAGCAGCGCAAAGCCATGTTCAAGTGTCATTTGAAACGCCAGAATATACGGCGAATGCTGATGGTATCGGAACTTTACGTTTGTTAGAGGCAATTCGGATTCTTGGATTAGAAAAAAAGACAAAAATATACCAGGCATCTACAAGTGAACTGTATGGAAAAGTGCAGGAAATCCCACAGTCAGAAACAACTCCTTTTTACCCTCGCAGTCCCTATGCTGCGGCGAAGTTATACGCATATTGGATTACAGTGAATTATCGTGAAGCTTATGGGATCTATGCTTGTAACGGAATTTTGTTCAATCATGAATCTCCGCTACGTGGGGAGACCTTTGTGACACGCAAGATTACTTTGGCAGTGGCGCGAATTAAGCATGGATTGCAGGATTGTTTGTATCTTGGAAATCTTGATTCGAAACGGGATTGGGGATTTGCAGGAGATTATGTAGAAGCGATGTGGTTGATGCTCCAACAGGAAGAGCCAGAAGATTTCGTAATTGCAACTGGTGAAACACGTACAGTACGTGAGTTTGTTGAACAAGCTTTTGGAGAAGCAGAAATTGAAATAGAATGGCAAGGTCATGGGGTTGAGGAAAAAGGAATTAATAGAGCCACAGGGCAAGTTGTAGTTACTGTTGATCCGCAATTATTTCGACCAACTGAAGTAGACCTTCTTCTCGGCAATCCGGCAAAAGCAAAGGAGAAACTCGGATGGGAGCCGAGAACAAGCTTTGATGAACTAGTGAAGATGATGGTGCAGTCGGATTTGGATTTGCATAATTTATTGAATTAA
- a CDS encoding glycosyltransferase family 2 protein has protein sequence MNAQPKISIITACYNSEKTIEQTIQSVLNQTYENIEYIIVDGASTDGTMEIVKKYHDRISLVVSEKDSGVYDAFNKGVQYACGDYILFLNSDDYLIENTVLKYVANQIELRSNPIGVYGDIYIKNETTGFIRRLGQQIDLSNIKNGKMPPHPATFLQKSVITEFEGFNLNYQIAADFELLTKIFMKYEKDIYHIPILVSVFRLGGLSSNIKTLQIVKEETKSIINEYLLHFDSNTNMHVNNSNENYLKLWIENIVFNKKSISDPLKKLQIKNVVIFGSGELAVLIAQDLIVNEFNVLSFLDNNSERQGITMNGICVYSLIG, from the coding sequence ATGAACGCACAGCCGAAAATTAGTATTATTACAGCATGTTATAACAGTGAAAAAACCATTGAACAGACTATTCAAAGTGTGCTAAATCAAACATATGAAAACATTGAATATATTATTGTTGATGGGGCTTCGACTGATGGGACAATGGAAATCGTGAAAAAGTATCATGATCGTATCAGCCTTGTGGTTTCAGAGAAGGATTCTGGAGTGTACGATGCCTTTAACAAAGGTGTTCAGTATGCATGTGGTGATTATATTTTATTTTTAAATTCTGATGATTATCTTATAGAAAATACTGTTCTTAAATATGTAGCAAATCAAATTGAATTAAGAAGTAACCCTATAGGTGTTTATGGTGATATTTATATAAAAAATGAGACAACAGGATTTATAAGGCGTCTTGGACAGCAAATAGATTTAAGCAATATTAAAAATGGAAAAATGCCACCTCATCCAGCAACATTTCTTCAAAAGAGTGTGATCACTGAATTCGAAGGATTTAACTTAAATTATCAAATAGCAGCGGACTTCGAGTTGCTTACAAAAATTTTCATGAAGTACGAGAAAGATATTTATCATATTCCTATTCTAGTGTCTGTTTTTCGTTTAGGGGGTTTATCCAGCAATATAAAAACACTTCAAATTGTTAAAGAAGAAACAAAATCCATTATTAATGAGTATTTACTTCATTTCGATTCTAACACGAATATGCATGTAAATAATTCAAATGAAAACTATTTAAAACTGTGGATTGAAAATATTGTGTTTAATAAAAAGTCGATAAGTGATCCACTGAAAAAACTTCAAATTAAAAATGTTGTGATTTTTGGAAGTGGAGAGTTGGCGGTATTAATAGCTCAAGACTTGATTGTAAATGAATTTAATGTACTTAGTTTTCTGGATAATAATAGTGAAAGACAAGGAATTACAATGAACGGCATATGTGTGTATTCCCTGATTGGATAA
- a CDS encoding glycosyltransferase family 4 protein — MKIGMLVNRMEGGGLEQLLLNITKELIEDHTIEIITTVKEGKWIDKVRDLGIFTKGFSIWSYSDPFAYIKDLAEFINSRSYDAIYINNTIYGIIASSFINPKTKKIAVLHGIYDNTVKLTTTNSKSIDHYIAISPQTYSILKEKIEKPNKVFLIPNGTYQFDDNKKVNKKRTDEKLKLIYSGRITHRDKGALFVPEIFNQIKQKLPSSELLVLGDGRDFDEFKKIIRKYKLNSSTSYFGMVDFSFVIEKMKESHFLLFPSIHEGFGLSIIEAQSVGCIPVAHNIAGVTDTIIDHHNNGILIQSNQIDDFSKEIISIYNDKSKMKYLSENATRNAKKFNIKNTAVQWVQVAELNEQSEKIDTLIKTQEGSKDSIIKMLNYDGSNELIQKKSTWLENYYHKNTSNLAILNSKCRLVIFGTLETAYYIYIDAIKYNLNIVAFIDNFTNEKALNNIPIWSSEMMYQRSDEFDTVISSIDSNTSNTIIKTIKERLIDKEIIDWKEI, encoded by the coding sequence ATGAAAATAGGTATGTTAGTAAATCGAATGGAAGGTGGTGGCCTGGAGCAACTCTTATTAAATATAACTAAAGAATTAATAGAGGACCATACAATTGAGATTATTACAACGGTAAAAGAAGGAAAATGGATCGATAAGGTTCGAGACTTAGGTATATTTACTAAAGGCTTTAGTATTTGGTCATATAGTGATCCTTTCGCATATATTAAAGATCTTGCAGAATTCATAAATTCGAGATCCTATGATGCGATTTATATTAATAATACTATTTATGGAATAATTGCATCTAGTTTTATTAATCCAAAAACAAAAAAAATTGCTGTGTTGCACGGAATTTATGATAACACAGTTAAATTAACGACAACTAATAGTAAAAGTATAGACCATTATATTGCGATTAGTCCGCAGACCTACAGCATCTTAAAAGAAAAAATAGAAAAACCTAATAAAGTTTTCTTAATTCCAAATGGTACTTATCAGTTTGATGATAATAAAAAAGTAAATAAGAAAAGAACTGACGAAAAGTTAAAACTAATCTACTCTGGCAGAATAACACATAGAGATAAGGGAGCTCTTTTTGTTCCTGAAATATTTAATCAAATTAAACAAAAATTGCCTTCAAGTGAATTATTAGTTTTGGGTGATGGACGAGACTTCGATGAATTCAAGAAAATAATTAGAAAGTATAAGTTGAATTCGTCTACAAGTTATTTTGGAATGGTTGATTTTAGTTTTGTAATAGAAAAAATGAAAGAATCCCATTTCCTGTTATTTCCATCTATCCATGAGGGGTTTGGATTATCAATAATTGAAGCACAAAGTGTTGGGTGTATTCCTGTTGCACACAATATAGCTGGTGTGACAGATACCATTATTGATCACCATAATAATGGTATCCTAATTCAATCAAATCAAATTGATGATTTCTCAAAAGAAATTATTTCTATTTATAATGATAAAAGTAAGATGAAGTATTTATCAGAGAATGCAACACGGAACGCAAAAAAATTTAATATAAAAAATACAGCAGTTCAGTGGGTTCAAGTTGCAGAGCTAAATGAACAATCTGAGAAAATAGATACACTTATAAAAACACAAGAAGGAAGCAAGGATTCTATAATTAAGATGCTAAATTATGATGGGTCTAATGAATTGATACAAAAGAAAAGTACTTGGTTGGAAAATTACTATCATAAAAATACATCTAATCTAGCAATACTAAATAGTAAATGTAGGCTCGTGATATTTGGAACACTGGAAACGGCTTACTATATTTATATTGATGCTATTAAATATAACTTGAATATAGTTGCTTTTATAGATAATTTTACAAATGAAAAAGCGCTTAATAATATTCCTATTTGGTCTAGTGAGATGATGTATCAGAGATCAGATGAATTTGATACAGTTATTTCATCTATAGATTCAAATACGAGCAATACAATAATAAAAACAATCAAAGAGAGATTAATAGATAAGGAAATTATTGACTGGAAGGAAATATGA
- a CDS encoding GDP-L-fucose synthase family protein — protein sequence MKKMSKIYVAGHNGLVGSAIVRKLESIGYMNIIKRTSKELDLRRQADVNTFFEQEQPEYVFLAAAKVGGIMANATYPGQFLYDNLMIQSNVIEAAHQYGVKKLLFLGSTCIYPKRAPQPLKEEYLLTGELEPTNEPYALAKIAGIKMCSAYNREYGTNFISVMPTNLYGPNDNFNLETSHVLPALMRKIHEAKMNYALAVDVWGSGEPLREFLHVDDLADACIFLMKKQNSEDIGEFVNIGTEEEVSIRGLAELLCDVIGYDGKLLFDVSKPDGTPRKVTDITKLRELGWRPNKPLSDGIIQTYEWYVENVVKNERTAEN from the coding sequence ATGAAAAAGATGTCGAAAATATATGTAGCAGGACATAATGGTCTAGTTGGGTCAGCGATTGTACGGAAATTAGAGTCAATTGGCTACATGAATATCATAAAGCGAACAAGCAAAGAGCTTGATTTACGTCGGCAAGCGGATGTTAACACATTTTTTGAACAGGAGCAGCCGGAGTATGTTTTTCTGGCAGCGGCGAAAGTAGGCGGAATTATGGCGAATGCTACGTATCCAGGTCAGTTTCTATATGACAATCTTATGATTCAATCGAATGTCATTGAGGCGGCTCACCAGTATGGCGTGAAAAAGCTGCTCTTTTTAGGAAGTACCTGCATTTATCCGAAAAGGGCACCTCAGCCGTTAAAGGAAGAATATTTATTAACAGGTGAGTTAGAGCCAACCAATGAACCTTACGCCCTTGCGAAGATTGCTGGGATTAAAATGTGCAGTGCTTATAATCGAGAATATGGAACGAATTTCATTAGTGTAATGCCAACGAATTTATATGGTCCGAATGATAATTTTAACCTGGAAACATCGCATGTATTGCCAGCACTAATGCGCAAAATTCATGAAGCAAAAATGAATTACGCATTGGCTGTCGATGTGTGGGGATCAGGGGAACCGTTACGTGAGTTTTTACATGTTGATGATTTAGCAGATGCTTGTATATTTTTAATGAAGAAGCAAAACTCGGAGGATATTGGTGAATTTGTCAATATTGGTACAGAGGAAGAGGTTTCAATTCGAGGATTAGCGGAATTGCTTTGTGATGTCATTGGCTATGATGGGAAACTGTTGTTCGATGTATCAAAGCCGGATGGGACTCCAAGGAAAGTGACTGATATAACAAAATTAAGGGAACTTGGCTGGCGTCCAAACAAACCTTTAAGCGACGGTATAATACAGACATACGAATGGTATGTGGAAAATGTGGTGAAAAATGAACGCACAGCCGAAAATTAG
- a CDS encoding sugar phosphate nucleotidyltransferase: MKLILLSGGSGSRLWPLSNDSRAKQFLKVLKNEETGEFESMVQRVFRQVTSVLSWEDVIVATNTAQIDMLHSQIGRDIPIVVEPERRDTFPAIALACSYLYSVLGMKEDEVVAVVSVDAYVEQQFYARVAELEKLVHTTSAEMALLGVEPTYPSSKYGYLIPDNHVGYMEVGKFIEKPSEQEAAQLIEQGAFWNSGVFSFSLKLIINQFREKNLPTNYEELLANFSRLPKKSFDFEVVEHLSHIVALPYQGYWKDLGTWNTLTEEMHQPILGNGSLSEDSENTHVINELDLPIKVLGVSNAVVAVSADGILVSDKPASSRMKDMLTEGLFSRPMYEERRWGWYRVLDITKCEGREVLTKRLHIHAGKNLSYQYHHYREETWTIISGQAIFIQDGKKVHVRSGDVLQIPIGSKHAMYAETDVEFIEVQIGSPLVEEDIVRLTYDWKETLGLMNF; this comes from the coding sequence ATGAAACTTATCTTATTATCAGGTGGTTCAGGATCACGACTTTGGCCGCTTTCCAATGACTCTCGTGCTAAGCAATTTTTAAAAGTATTAAAGAACGAAGAGACGGGTGAATTTGAGTCCATGGTTCAGCGCGTGTTTCGTCAAGTGACATCTGTATTAAGTTGGGAAGATGTTATTGTCGCTACCAATACAGCTCAAATCGACATGTTGCATAGTCAGATTGGCAGAGATATTCCTATTGTAGTTGAGCCGGAGAGAAGGGATACTTTCCCTGCTATTGCACTAGCATGCAGTTACCTATATTCTGTGTTAGGAATGAAAGAGGATGAAGTGGTAGCAGTTGTGTCTGTGGATGCATACGTTGAACAGCAGTTTTATGCTAGAGTAGCAGAGTTGGAGAAACTCGTTCATACTACTAGTGCTGAAATGGCTCTCCTCGGGGTTGAGCCTACGTATCCGTCATCTAAATATGGTTATTTAATTCCTGATAATCATGTGGGATATATGGAGGTTGGTAAATTCATAGAAAAACCTTCTGAACAGGAAGCTGCTCAATTAATCGAACAAGGAGCCTTTTGGAATAGCGGTGTTTTTTCCTTTTCGTTGAAATTAATAATAAATCAGTTCCGTGAAAAGAATCTTCCAACCAATTATGAGGAATTATTAGCAAATTTCTCTAGGCTTCCTAAAAAAAGCTTTGATTTTGAAGTAGTTGAGCATCTATCACATATTGTTGCATTACCTTATCAAGGATATTGGAAAGATCTTGGGACATGGAATACTTTGACAGAGGAAATGCACCAACCTATATTGGGGAATGGTTCCTTAAGTGAAGACAGTGAAAATACTCATGTCATAAATGAGCTTGATCTTCCAATTAAAGTTTTGGGTGTATCGAATGCTGTTGTTGCTGTTAGTGCTGACGGTATTCTTGTTTCGGACAAGCCTGCAAGTTCAAGAATGAAAGATATGCTGACAGAAGGGCTGTTTTCAAGACCAATGTATGAGGAGCGGCGTTGGGGTTGGTATAGAGTCTTAGATATTACGAAGTGTGAGGGACGAGAAGTATTAACGAAACGCCTTCATATTCATGCGGGCAAAAACTTAAGCTATCAATACCATCACTATCGGGAAGAAACATGGACGATTATTTCTGGACAGGCTATCTTCATTCAAGATGGGAAAAAGGTTCACGTTCGTTCGGGTGATGTGTTGCAAATTCCAATCGGTTCCAAGCATGCAATGTATGCAGAAACAGATGTTGAATTTATTGAAGTTCAGATTGGATCTCCATTAGTTGAAGAAGATATCGTAAGGTTAACTTATGATTGGAAAGAGACACTAGGATTAATGAATTTTTAA